From the genome of Pseudomonas sp. FP453:
TCGACCTCATGCAGCGCTTCGAGAATCAACGCCTGGCTCTCCAGCGAGGGGGTGTTCTGCTCGGGCAGGTGGGCCAGGGTTTCCAGCCACGCCTGCTCCAGCGAGCGCCGGCGGTACAGGCTGATCAGCAAGCGATTGGCGACGGTGGCCAGGTAGGCGCGCGGGCTGTGGAGGGTACGTGGCTTGGCGCCCAGCAGGCGGATGAAGGTATCTTGCGTCAAGTCCGCCGCGTCGGCGCTGTTGCCCAGGCGCTGGCGCAACCAGCCCACCAACCAGCCGCGATGGTCGCGATAGAGGTCGCCGATATTCTGGTAAGGACTGGTTGGAAGGGGCATGGGGCTTGTTATTGACCAAAGCAATGCAAGTGAGAATTCATCTCATTCTATCGGTGGCTACGCCTTGCTCGCAAGGCTACACCTTGAATGTTTACCCGCGTACGCCTTGCCGTTGTGCACTGCCTACACCCGCTGAACTGTGCTGGTGCGTCATGACGTGAGGGAATACCCCCATGCCCATTGGTCGATTGCGCCCCTTGCCGCATAAACGGTTATCTATAGCCACGCGAAGACTTCCAGGCGAGCTACCGGCAGCAGGACGCTGCGGTGCCCGCTCTCTAACAATGGCCTTTCAAGGCAATAAAAATAGTCTGCAAGGGGAACGGCACTCCATGAAATATCCACTGCGTCCGTTGGTGTTCTGGCCAACTTTCCTGATTCTGCTGGCGGCGGTGATCGCCAGCTATATCGACCTGAATGCGTTCCTTGCGGTGAGCAAGCAGCTCAATAATCTGATCCTGAAAAACTTCTCCTGGCTGTTCAGCGCCGGCTCGTTTGCCATGGTGGTGTTGACCGCCATCGTGTACTTCTCGGCACTGGGCAAGGTGCGCATCGGCGGTGAAGACGCCCAGCCGTTGCTGAGCAAATGGCGCTGGTTCATGGTGGCGCTGTGCACCACGCTGGCGGTTGGTGTGTTGTTCTGGACCACCGCCGAACCGCTCTACCACCTGTACGGCCCGCCCACCAGCCTGCCGATTGAAGCGGGCAGCTCGGCGGCGAAAAGCTTTGCGATGTCGACGATGTTCCTGCACTGGACCATCACCCCGTACGCCATCTACCTGGTGCCGTCCCTCGTGTTTGCGCTGGTGTTCTACAACCGCCGCAGCAACTTCTCGATTGGCGCGATGCTCGAACCCTTGCTGGGCGCGGCGCGGGTCAAGCGCTACGCCGGGCTGATCGACACCCTGGCGATGTTCGCCCTGGTCGCCGGCATGGCCTCGTCCCTGGGCACGGGCGCACTGACCCTGGCCGGCGGCCTGAGCCAATACATCGGCGGCGAAACCACGCCGTTCCGCTTGGCGATCATCATCGCAATCATCGTCATCACCTTTGTCGCCTCGGCCGCCAGCGGCCTGCAAAAAGGCATCGTGATGCTGTCCTCGTTCAACACCTGGATCATGCTGGCCCTGGGGCTGTTCGTGCTGCTGTGCGGGCCGACCCTGTACATGTTCAGCCTCGGCGTCGAATCCCTCGGCGTGTACCTCGACACCTTCTTCAGCCGCAGCTTGTTCACCGGCGCCGCCAGTGGCGACACCTGGCCGCAAAGCTGGACAGTGTTCTACTGGTCGGTGTGGTTTGCCTGGGCGCCAGTGAGTGCGCTGTTCCTCGGCAAGATCGGCCGTGGCTATACCGTGCGTGAATTCATCCATATCAACATGCTGTTCCCGGCGCTGTTCACGGCGGTGTGGATCTGCATCTTCTCCGGCACCAGCCTGTACTTCGATGCGCTCGGCGACGGCAGCCTCAACCGCGTGCTCAACGAGCAGGGTGTGGAGCACGTGCTGTACCAGATGTTCCAGCAACTGCCGGCCAGCGGGCTGATGATTGCGTTCCTGCTGTTCGTTGCCTTCATTTCGTTTGTCACCGCGGCGGACTCCAGCACCGACGTGATCGCCAACCTGTGCAGCAAGGGCGTGACCGCCGATTCCGACCTCGACGGCAACCCGATGCTGAAGATTGTCTGGGGCGTGATCATCGGCACGGTGTCGTGGGTGATGGTGTCGTTTATCGGCATCGACGGGGTGAAGATGCTCTCCAATCTCGGCGGTCTGCCGGGGATGATCCTGGTGCTGCTGGCCAGTACCTCGCTGATCTTCTGGCTGAAAAACCCGGCGCTGCTCGATGTGAAACACCTCAAGCCGGCCACCGATCCCGCGCTGCGCGGCGCCAGCCCGGTCGCCGAGTTCGCCCGCTAAATCCTCAAACCTGTGTGTCTCCTCACGCGCTCCCCAGAGAGCGCGGGGGAGCCGTTTGTTTGCAACAAAAGTTTGGAGTTACCGATGGAAATCGTTACCG
Proteins encoded in this window:
- a CDS encoding BCCT family transporter; translation: MKYPLRPLVFWPTFLILLAAVIASYIDLNAFLAVSKQLNNLILKNFSWLFSAGSFAMVVLTAIVYFSALGKVRIGGEDAQPLLSKWRWFMVALCTTLAVGVLFWTTAEPLYHLYGPPTSLPIEAGSSAAKSFAMSTMFLHWTITPYAIYLVPSLVFALVFYNRRSNFSIGAMLEPLLGAARVKRYAGLIDTLAMFALVAGMASSLGTGALTLAGGLSQYIGGETTPFRLAIIIAIIVITFVASAASGLQKGIVMLSSFNTWIMLALGLFVLLCGPTLYMFSLGVESLGVYLDTFFSRSLFTGAASGDTWPQSWTVFYWSVWFAWAPVSALFLGKIGRGYTVREFIHINMLFPALFTAVWICIFSGTSLYFDALGDGSLNRVLNEQGVEHVLYQMFQQLPASGLMIAFLLFVAFISFVTAADSSTDVIANLCSKGVTADSDLDGNPMLKIVWGVIIGTVSWVMVSFIGIDGVKMLSNLGGLPGMILVLLASTSLIFWLKNPALLDVKHLKPATDPALRGASPVAEFAR
- a CDS encoding sigma-70 family RNA polymerase sigma factor → MPLPTSPYQNIGDLYRDHRGWLVGWLRQRLGNSADAADLTQDTFIRLLGAKPRTLHSPRAYLATVANRLLISLYRRRSLEQAWLETLAHLPEQNTPSLESQALILEALHEVDQVLSCLPARTRQAFLMAQLEGYSQEEIASHLGIHVRSVQRHLARAYEECIILATTSA